A genome region from Primulina eburnea isolate SZY01 chromosome 9, ASM2296580v1, whole genome shotgun sequence includes the following:
- the LOC140841218 gene encoding ATP synthase subunit epsilon, mitochondrial translates to MASNAAVPFWRSAGMTYITYSNLCANLVRQCLKEPYKSEALNREKVHFSVSQWVDGKPQKPTLRTDTPE, encoded by the exons ATGGCGTCGAACGCGGCGGTGCCGTTTTGGAGATCTGCGGGGATGACTTACATCACTTACTCTAATCTCTGCGCTAATTTGGTGAGACAGTGTCTCAAAGAACCTTACAAATCTGAAGCCTTGAACCGAGAGAAGGTCCATTTCTCTGTTTCCCAATGGGTTGACGGGAAACCCCAGAAGCCAA CTCTGCGCACAGATACTCCTGAATGA
- the LOC140840687 gene encoding uncharacterized protein, translating into MSPPGNQQEVQKLAGRIAALSRFISRAAHRSLPFFLLLRKAKKFEWDEECMKAFDDLKKYLAELPILAKPAPGEQLYVFFSATEIAVSSVLIRQKGTEQSPVYYISHVLKGAELRYAVVGKLALALVTTARRLKPYFLSHPIMVLTNSPLGKIMTHADISGRLVKWTTELGEYDIQYGPQTSIKAQALADFLAETQHVEVEDLWKASVDGSSTKEGSGVGVLLISPKRDELKLAVRLDFRESNNEAEYEAVLACLRAAWQVGAARVHIFSDSQLVAHQMNGSYDIKNERLIEYVREVEAAKELFTELVFKQIPREENEGADTIAKMASSLHSWKSRYVVIQVKLSTSLNSPSPEPKDHDWCTELLGYMKNGELPRDPKKA; encoded by the coding sequence ATGTCACCTCCAGGGAATCAACAGGAGGTCCAGAAGCTTGCCGGGAGAATCGCAGCTTTATCGCGATTCATTTCAAGAGCAGCACACCGAAGTCTGCCTTTCTTCCTACTTCTCAGGAAAGCTAAGAAGTTTGAGTGGGATGAAGAATGTATGAAGGCATTCGATGATTTAAAGAAGTATTTAGCTGAGCTCCCAATACTAGCCAAGCCAGCTCCAGGAGAGCAGTTATATGTTTTTTTCTCGGCCACTGAAATTGCTGTAAGCTCAGTCTTGATCAGACAGAAAGGCACCGAACAGAGTCCCGTGTATTACATCTCTCACGTACTCAAAGGAGCGGAGCTCAGATATGCTGTGGTAGGAAAACTTGCTCTAGCTTTGGTCACCACGGCTCGAAGGCTAAAACCATACTTTTTATCTCACCCCATTATGGTCCTCACTAACAGCCCACTCGGGAAAATAATGACTCATGCTGATATCTCGGGAAGGTTGGTTAAGTGGACCACTGAACTGGGAGAATATGACATTCAATATGGACCCCAGACCTCAATCAAAGCGCAGGCCTTGGCTGATTTCCTAGCTGAGACGCAGCATGTCGAGGTGGAAGACCTTTGGAAGGCCTCTGTGGATGGCTCGTCCACCAAAGAAGGCAGCGGAGTGGGAGTGTTACTAATCTCTCCAAAAAGGGATGAACTAAAGTTGGCTGTAAGGTTAGACTTCAGGGAATCCAACAACGAGGCAGAGTATGAAGCGGTTTTAGCATGTCTAAGGGCAGCTTGGCAGGTCGGAGCAGCCCGGGTTCACATATTTTCTGATTCTCAGTTGGTGGCCCATCAAATGAATGGATCTTATGATATCAAGaatgagagattgatagaatacgTAAGGGAAGTAGAGGCGGCCAAAGAACTCTTTACGGAACTTGTGTTTAAGCAAATCCCTAGGGAGGAGAATGAGGGAGCCGACACCATTGCAAAAATGGCAAGCTCGCTTCACAGTTGGAAATCAAGATATGTGGTAATCCAAGTGAAACTAAGTACTTCTTTGAACTCCCCATCTCCCGAACCCAAAGATCATGACTGGTGCACTGAGTTATTAGGATACATGAAAAATGGAGAGCTCCCCAGAGATCCAAAAAAAGCATAA
- the LOC140841217 gene encoding uncharacterized protein: MVPIHTHVPLWQEQRRFINSQAPSPMVDDPSYKTWKANDSMVKTWLVGSMNQDIGDQFLFCNSAAAICEAGQLTYSCTENTSELFATESLLYELRQGDSTVTQFFSDLTRLWQKIDLYDNHKWTCSDDSILYNKVVETKRVFKFLSGLNKELDDVRGRVLGTKPLPTLSEAFSSVRHEEGRRKVIMGGPAIQISEGSALVVETESQAYAANAPRMSRPYCDHYRKLGHTKDTCWKIHGKPPDWKPRDQNSRGDQGGKGNSATTATDASSFPFSKDQLDLLRDLISKAVQSGRHLHKTRALEPWPNEVLIHRLCMLKQMTHLGSSTPVLQIT; this comes from the coding sequence ATGGTCCCAATCCATACTCATGTTCCTCTGTGGCAAGAGCAAAGAAGATTTATCAACAGTCAGGCCCCATCTCCTATGGTTGATGACCCCTCATACAAGACATGGAAGGCAAATGACAGCATGGTTAAAACATGGCTCGTCGGCTCCATGAATCAAGATATTGGTGACCAGTTCTTGTTCTGCAATTCCGCTGCGGCTATATGTGAGGCTGGACAATTGACATATTCATGCACAGAGAACACTTCTGAATTATTTGCTACTGAAAGCTTACTATATGAGCTTCGACAAGGAGATTCCACCGTGACTCAGTTCTTCAGTGACTTGACACGGCTATGGCAAAAAATCGATCTCTACGACAATCACAAGTGGACATGCTCGGATGATAGCATACTCTACAATAAAGTTGTTGAGACCAAGCGAGTGTTCAAGTTTCTGAGTGGCCTTAACAAAGAACTTGATGATGTCCGTGGGCGAGTCCTTGGAACCAAGCCACTGCCTACCCTTTCCGAGGCATTCTCCAGTGTGCGCCATGAAGAGGGCCGAAGGAAGGTGATAATGGGGGGACCTGCAATACAAATCTCCGAAGGATCAGCCCTAGTAGTTGAAACTGAATCTCAGGCCTATGCAGCAAATGCACCGAGGATGTCCCGTCCGTACTGTGATCACTATCGCAAGCTTGGACATACCAAAGACACCTGCTGGAAAATCCACGGAAAACCACCAGATTGGAAGCCACGAGACCAAAACTCCCGGGGTGATCAAGGAGGAAAGGGCAATTCAGCCACTACAGCTACTGATGCATCTTCATTCCCATTCAGCAAGGATCAATTGGATCTACTCCGAGACCTCATCAGCAAGGCTGTTCAATCAGGCCGTCACCTACACAAAACTCGGGCATTGGAACCGTGGCCCAACGAGGTACTCATCCACAGGCTATGCATGTTAAAGCAGATGACTCATCTTGGATCATCGACTCCGGTGCTTCAGATCACATGA